Proteins encoded together in one Rhizobium bangladeshense window:
- a CDS encoding zinc-dependent alcohol dehydrogenase family protein, producing MKAVRLQATGQLQLCEIEKPAPRPGELLVRIEACGICGTDRHIFHGEFPSKPPVTLGHEFAGIVETVGPGVTDFRPGMRVTGDPNISCGGCEECRRGRVNLCRNLRAIGIHRDGGFADYVCMPQSQAFALPADLDPLHGAFCEPLACCIHGVDLAGLHTGSSAIVLGGGVIGLLTLQLARLAGATRLVLVTRSAEKRRLAESLGATATADPGDGDVIARITAADGLLPGGADVVFECAGVTDTMQQAPRLARRGGSAVILGVMPQGAKIEIEPFDLLFREVRLISSFVNPFTHGRAADLIATGRIKIEPLISRRITLAEAPDAIINPARGGEIRALVIPGRQ from the coding sequence ATGAAGGCGGTGCGCCTGCAGGCAACAGGACAGTTGCAGCTTTGCGAGATCGAAAAACCGGCGCCACGTCCGGGCGAATTGCTCGTCCGGATCGAGGCCTGCGGCATCTGCGGCACCGACCGCCATATCTTCCACGGCGAATTTCCGTCGAAGCCGCCGGTGACACTCGGCCATGAATTCGCAGGCATTGTCGAGACGGTCGGACCGGGCGTGACCGATTTCCGCCCCGGCATGCGCGTGACAGGGGATCCGAACATTTCCTGCGGCGGCTGCGAGGAGTGCCGGCGCGGCCGCGTCAATCTCTGCCGGAACCTGCGGGCGATCGGCATTCACCGCGACGGCGGTTTTGCCGACTATGTCTGCATGCCGCAAAGCCAGGCCTTCGCGCTGCCGGCCGATCTAGATCCGCTTCACGGCGCCTTCTGCGAACCGCTCGCCTGCTGCATACACGGAGTCGATCTTGCCGGGCTGCACACCGGCTCATCGGCCATCGTGCTCGGCGGCGGCGTGATCGGCCTGCTCACCCTTCAGCTGGCCAGGCTTGCCGGCGCAACTCGCCTCGTGCTGGTGACGCGGAGCGCCGAGAAACGGCGCTTGGCCGAAAGCCTCGGTGCCACCGCAACGGCCGATCCGGGTGACGGCGATGTCATTGCGCGCATCACCGCCGCAGACGGACTGCTCCCCGGCGGCGCCGACGTCGTCTTCGAATGCGCCGGCGTCACCGACACCATGCAGCAGGCGCCGCGGCTTGCCCGCCGTGGCGGCAGCGCCGTCATTCTGGGCGTCATGCCGCAGGGGGCAAAGATCGAGATCGAGCCCTTCGACCTGCTGTTTCGCGAAGTCAGGCTGATAAGCTCCTTCGTCAACCCTTTCACCCATGGCCGCGCCGCCGATCTGATCGCCACCGGCAGGATCAAGATCGAGCCGTTGATCTCCCGCAGGATTACGCTCGCGGAAGCTCCCGATGCGATCATCAACCCGGCTCGCGGCGGCGAAATCCGGGCGCTCGTCATTCCCGGCCGGCAGTAG
- a CDS encoding aldo/keto reductase, protein MQTYRLGHTGPDVSAIGLGCMGMSGMYGPADRAESIATIHAALDSGINLLDTGDFYGMGHNEMLIGEALKGRRREDAVISVKFGALRDPAGGWSGIDARPVAVKNFLAYTLQRLGVDYIDIYRPARLDPNVPIEDTVGAIADLIEAGYVKHIGLSEVGADTIRRAAAGAPIVDLQIEYSLISRGIEDRILPTTRELGISITAYGVLSRGLISGHWQKGQATAGDFRTHSPRFQDGNIDQNLALVEKLREIAQAKSVSVAQIAIAWVATKGKDIVPLIGARRRDRLSEALGSRAVDLSPEDFAAIERAIPKDAAAGGRYPEHMLQHMDSEK, encoded by the coding sequence ATGCAGACCTATCGTTTGGGACACACCGGACCCGATGTCTCGGCCATCGGCCTCGGCTGCATGGGCATGTCGGGCATGTATGGTCCCGCCGACCGCGCAGAGAGCATTGCGACAATCCATGCCGCGCTCGATTCCGGCATCAACCTGCTCGACACGGGCGACTTCTACGGCATGGGCCACAATGAAATGCTGATCGGCGAGGCATTGAAGGGCCGCAGGCGCGAAGACGCCGTCATCAGCGTCAAGTTCGGCGCGCTTCGCGATCCCGCAGGCGGATGGAGCGGCATCGATGCCCGCCCCGTAGCCGTGAAGAATTTCCTCGCCTACACGCTACAGCGCCTCGGCGTCGACTATATCGACATATACCGCCCTGCCCGCCTCGATCCGAATGTGCCCATCGAGGACACGGTCGGCGCGATCGCCGATTTGATCGAGGCCGGTTACGTCAAACATATTGGTCTGTCGGAAGTCGGCGCCGACACGATCCGCCGTGCCGCCGCCGGCGCCCCGATCGTCGATCTGCAGATCGAATATTCGCTAATCTCGCGCGGGATCGAGGACCGCATCCTGCCGACGACCCGGGAACTAGGCATTTCGATTACCGCTTACGGCGTGCTTTCGCGCGGCCTAATCAGCGGGCATTGGCAGAAGGGGCAGGCCACCGCCGGCGACTTCCGTACCCATAGCCCGCGCTTCCAGGACGGCAATATCGATCAGAACCTCGCACTGGTAGAAAAGCTGCGCGAGATCGCCCAAGCAAAAAGCGTCTCAGTCGCCCAGATCGCCATCGCCTGGGTCGCCACCAAGGGCAAGGACATCGTCCCGCTCATCGGCGCCCGCCGCCGCGACCGGCTGAGCGAGGCGCTCGGCTCACGCGCGGTCGACCTGTCGCCGGAAGATTTCGCTGCAATCGAAAGGGCAATTCCGAAGGATGCGGCGGCCGGCGGGCGTTATCCCGAGCATATGCTCCAGCATATGGATAGTGAGAAGTAA
- a CDS encoding TCR/Tet family MFS transporter produces MLDPRFVRRGLFLVFIILFLDIIGIAIIMPVLPAYLEQLTGGSVSDAAIDGGWLMLVYAGMQFLFAPLLGNLSDRFGRRPILLLSVLTFAIDNFICGIATSFWMLFVGRVLAGISGGSFATCSAYIADISTEENRAKNFGLIGIAFGVGFTIGPVIGGFLGEFGPRVPFLGAAALSLLNFIAACFLLPETLEAKNRRRFEWKRANPLGALRQMRHYPGIGGVSLVMFLFFLAHAVYPSVWSFVSTYRYGWSEGQIGLSLGIYGIGAALVMGLVLPRVVPLLGEWKTALLGLCFSAAGLTGYAFAWEGWVVYVVIVATVIENVADPPLRSIAAGMVPPSAQGELQGALTSLSSITTIVGPLIFTQMFGYFTRPEAPVTFAGAPYLTAAVLILLAAAVFLTRVRAREPAEALEAAG; encoded by the coding sequence ATGCTTGATCCCAGATTCGTTCGCCGTGGCCTTTTCCTGGTCTTCATCATCCTCTTCCTCGACATTATCGGCATCGCCATCATCATGCCGGTGCTGCCCGCCTATCTGGAGCAGCTGACCGGCGGCAGCGTCAGCGACGCGGCGATCGACGGCGGCTGGCTGATGCTCGTCTATGCCGGCATGCAGTTCCTGTTCGCGCCGCTGCTCGGAAACCTCTCCGACCGTTTCGGCCGCAGGCCGATCCTTCTTCTTTCGGTGCTGACCTTTGCGATCGACAATTTCATCTGCGGCATCGCCACCAGCTTCTGGATGCTGTTCGTCGGCCGTGTGCTTGCCGGCATCAGCGGCGGCAGCTTCGCCACCTGTTCGGCCTATATCGCCGATATCAGCACCGAGGAGAACCGGGCGAAAAATTTCGGGCTGATCGGTATCGCCTTCGGCGTCGGCTTCACCATCGGCCCCGTCATCGGTGGATTTCTCGGGGAATTCGGCCCGCGCGTGCCGTTCCTCGGCGCAGCCGCTTTGTCGCTTCTCAATTTCATTGCCGCCTGCTTCTTGCTGCCGGAAACGCTGGAAGCGAAGAACCGACGCCGCTTCGAGTGGAAACGTGCCAATCCGCTCGGCGCGCTGCGCCAGATGCGCCATTACCCCGGCATCGGCGGGGTCAGCCTCGTCATGTTCCTGTTCTTCCTGGCGCATGCCGTCTATCCCTCGGTCTGGTCTTTCGTCTCGACCTACCGCTATGGCTGGAGCGAGGGCCAGATCGGCCTGTCGCTCGGCATTTACGGCATCGGCGCGGCGCTCGTCATGGGCTTGGTCCTGCCGCGTGTCGTGCCTCTGCTTGGCGAATGGAAGACGGCGCTTCTCGGCCTCTGCTTCTCCGCCGCAGGACTGACCGGCTATGCCTTCGCCTGGGAGGGCTGGGTGGTTTACGTCGTTATCGTCGCGACCGTCATCGAAAATGTCGCCGATCCGCCACTGCGCAGCATTGCCGCCGGCATGGTGCCGCCGTCGGCGCAGGGCGAATTGCAGGGTGCGCTGACCAGCCTCAGCAGCATCACCACCATCGTCGGCCCGCTGATCTTCACGCAGATGTTCGGCTATTTCACACGGCCTGAGGCGCCCGTCACTTTCG
- the ypfJ gene encoding KPN_02809 family neutral zinc metallopeptidase — translation MEWRGRRQSDNVEDRRGSRTGGGFGRGGGFSFPSGGGVRRAGGGLSIGTIIFLIVIYFIFKLMGVDLLQVLETGGMSSGPGYEQSQSDTRTPANDEMTAFMRTVLAETEDTWNGIFQARGQTYEEPRLVLFSDQTQSACGFASAATGPFYCPGDRKVYLDTTFFKELSDRFGASGDFAEAYVVAHEVGHHVQNLLGILPKFNQARQRMSEEEANKMSVRVELQADCFAGIWGKYTQQKGLLEAGDLEEALNAAQQIGDDTLQKRSQGYVVPESFNHGTSAQRARWFKRGFDSGQLTACDTFSGPV, via the coding sequence ATGGAATGGAGAGGCCGGCGTCAGTCCGACAATGTCGAAGATCGTCGCGGCAGTCGCACAGGAGGTGGTTTTGGCCGCGGCGGCGGTTTCAGCTTTCCCTCCGGCGGCGGCGTCCGCCGCGCCGGCGGCGGCTTGAGCATCGGCACGATCATTTTCCTTATCGTCATCTATTTCATCTTCAAGCTGATGGGTGTCGATCTGCTGCAGGTGCTGGAAACCGGCGGCATGTCGAGCGGCCCAGGTTACGAGCAGAGCCAATCGGACACCCGCACGCCGGCTAATGACGAGATGACCGCCTTCATGCGCACCGTTCTTGCCGAGACCGAGGATACCTGGAACGGCATTTTCCAGGCACGAGGCCAGACCTACGAAGAGCCACGTCTCGTGCTGTTCTCCGACCAGACGCAGTCGGCCTGCGGCTTCGCGTCAGCCGCCACCGGTCCGTTCTATTGCCCTGGCGATCGCAAGGTCTATCTCGACACGACCTTCTTCAAGGAGCTGTCCGACCGGTTCGGCGCATCGGGCGATTTCGCCGAAGCCTATGTCGTCGCCCATGAGGTCGGCCATCACGTGCAGAACCTTCTCGGCATCCTGCCGAAATTCAACCAGGCACGTCAGCGCATGAGCGAGGAGGAGGCCAATAAGATGTCGGTGCGTGTCGAGCTGCAGGCCGATTGCTTCGCCGGCATCTGGGGCAAATATACCCAGCAGAAAGGCCTGCTTGAGGCCGGCGATCTGGAGGAGGCGCTCAACGCCGCCCAGCAGATCGGCGACGATACGCTGCAGAAACGCTCGCAGGGCTACGTCGTGCCCGAGAGCTTCAACCACGGCACCTCGGCGCAGCGCGCCAGGTGGTTCAAGCGCGGTTTCGACAGCGGACAGCTGACGGCGTGCGATACGTTTTCAGGTCCGGTCTGA